Below is a window of Culturomica massiliensis DNA.
GGCTTTCGGGGCGTCTTTCGATTATCAGATCGGTGGAAATGTGGCTTCCGTCAGTAATATGTTCGGCGAAATGGCCGGTTTATTGGAAACAACCGTCGGTAAAAACGACCGGGGAGTGGACATCCGTATGCCGTTGGAACAGAACGGAGGGATAAAAGTGGAAGGTGTCGTCAAAAATCCGGATGGGACATACTCACCTGTGTCTACTCATGTTGCCGCCAATTATTATTTTGATAAAAAAGGGAGTATCTGGGAAGACTATGTATATGATGCCAGTTATCTGAAATTGCGTGAAATTTCGCTGACGTATACCGTACCGGTGAGTTTGCTCAAACGTTTGGGCGGAGGAATCAAATCAGCCAGTTTGTCATTTGTGGCCCAGAATCCCTGGTTGATTTATTCGGGTATGCCCAATGTAGATGTTTCGGAGGTCGGTAATGCTTATAACAGCTATATAGAGCAGGGACAGGTTGCAAGTACCCGGAGTTTCGGTTTTACCATAGATATGACATTTTAATTAAAACAACAGGATTATGAAAACGATAAAATTATTGATACTGATTATCGCCGGAATGATATTGCTTTCGCGTTGCGACGATTTTGGAAGTGTAAATGTGGATCCCAATAAGGTATCGACTCCGGATACCCGTTATCTCTTTATGTATACTGCGCTCTATGTTCCTAATTTTGCCTGGGTGGGCAATTACGATCCCTGGAATCAGTTGTATCCTCAGTATATTGCCGAGCGGTTGAATATTCAGTATTCGAATTATGCTATGACGGAATTCAATACGAGTGGTTATTACCGCCGGATGATCCGTAATCTGGACGATATTATCCAGCTTTGTTCGGATGAAAAAACGAAAGGAGCAACCTGGGTACAGGCGTTCGGTAAGATTGAAAACCAGATTGCTGTAGCCCGTACATTGCGGGCCTATGCCTATATGCATTTGACGGATGCTTTGGGAATGATTCCTTATTCGGAAGCCAATAAAGCTTTGGAAGGTTTGTATACCCCTAAATACGATACCCAGGAATTTATTTATACCGATCTTGACAAAGAGCTGAACGAAGCTTTTACTCAATTCGATGTTTCTGCGGGGCTGGACGGGACATTTGATATATTTTACAAGGGGGATATGAATAAATGGAAAAGATTGAATGCAACTTTGCGTATGATGATGGCGATTAAATTATCGAAGGTCGCTCCAGCCATCGGGAAAACCCGTTTTGCCAAGGCTTATGCCGACGGTGGAATTACTGCAAATACAGATTTGTTCAAATATGCCTATCTGCCTGAAAATGCGAATGCCAATCCTTTGTGGGAGAATATGATTTTAGACGGGCGATGGGATTTTGTTCCTTCAGCTACAATTATCGATCAGTTGAAAGCTTATCACGATCCGCGTTTAAAGGCTTATACAGTTCCGAATGAGAACGGGGAGTATATCGGATTGCCTTACGGGTTGCGGAAGGACGACCTGCCTTCCTGGCAGACCGGAAGTTATTGCAATTTTCATCCGAAATATTATAAACAGGATGCGGCGATTACAATTATCTCGCCTTCCCACGCTCTGTTGTTGTGCGCAGAAGCTGCTGTAAGGGGATGGATTGGTGCGGATGCAGAATCGCTTTATAAAGCCGGTATAGAAGCTTCATTCAGTCAGCATGAATTGGAATATGATCTGGATGCTTATTGTGCGCAGCAGGAGGTGGAATTTGCCGGTACGGAGGAACAGAAAATTGCTAAAATCGCTATGCAGCGCTGGCTGGCTAATTTTATGCAGGACGGAATCGAAGCCTGGTCGGACTGGAGACGTTTGGGCGTTCCCGATCTGAAGCCGGGTCCGAATGCGGACGTAACCCATATTCCCTATCGCCGTCATTATGCGTCGGACGATTTTACTCCCAATATGGCAAATTACGAGGCCGCTATCGCTTTACAGGGGCCGGATAATTTCGATACCCGGGTATGGTGGAATAAATGACATATTCGAAAGGCTGTAAATATTCCACCTGGGTATTGATAGATGGGCTGTCCGAAAGAGTCGAAACCGACTTGATCGGACAGCCTTATTCGGATGGATCAGACAACGATGTTTACGATCTTTTTGGGGACGATAATCATTTTCCGGATTTCTTTTCCGTCCAGGTATTTGGCGGTTTCCGGAGCAGCTTTTACGGCGGCTTCGATTTCCGCATGATCTGCTGCCAGAGACAAGGCCAGTTTAAAACGGACTTTTCCGTTGAACGATACCGGGTATTCGAAACTGTCTTCTACCAGGAATTTTTCGTTCCATTCGGGGAATACTGCCGTCGTAACACTATCGGCATGTCCCAGTTTATGCCATAATTCTTCGGCGATATGGGGAGCAAAAGGAGCGATGGTGATAACCAAAGGTTCGAGTATGGCCCGTTTGCTGCATTTTAAGCCTGTCAGTTCGTTGGTACAGATCATAAAAGCCGGAATCGAAGTGTTGAATGAAAAATTCTCGATATCGGATTCGATTTTCTTGATGGTCTTATGCAATGTCTTCAGTTCTTCTTTGGTCGGTTCTTCATCTGTAATGATCAGTTTGTCGTCGTTGACGTATAATCTCCAGAATTTTTTCAGGAATTTGAAAACACCGTCTATACCTTGTGTATCCCACGGTTTATGGGCTTCCAGCGGTCCGAGGAACATTTCGTAAAGACGAAGGGTATCGGCTCCGAATTCCTCAATGATATCGTCCGGATTAACGACGTTGTACATGGATTTGGACATTTTTTCCACCGCCCAGCCGCAGATGTATTTTCCGTCTTCCAGGATAAATTCCGCGTTGGCGTATTCCGGCATCCAATTGCGGAAGGCTTCCTGGTCGAGAACGTCATTGTGTACGATATTGACGTTGACATGGATTTCCGTTGTTTCGTATTGGTCTTTTAACCCGTAGGAAACGAATTTATTGGTGCCCTGTATCCGGTAAACGAAGTTGGAGCGTCCTTGTATCATCCCTTGATTGATCAGCTTCTTGAACGGTTCGGATTCGCATACATACCCCAGATCATACAGAAAGTGATTCCAGAAACGGGAATAGATCAGGTGGCCGGTGGCATGTTCGGCTCCTCCCAGATATAAATCGACATTTTTCCAATATTCGTTGGCTTCTTTGCTTACCAATGCCTTGTCGTTGTGCGGATCCATGTAGCGTAAGTAGTAAGCTGAAGAACCTGCAAATCCGGGCATGGTATTTAATTCCAGCGGATAACCTTCTTCTGTTTGCCAATTTTGGGCCCGTCCCAATGGCGGTTCTCCGGTTTCCGTCGGTAGGTATTTGTCGATTTCCGGTAGCTCGAGCGGTAATTTCGATTCATCCAGCATATAAGGCATATCGTCTTTGTAATAAACCGGAAACGGTTCTCCCCAATAGCGTTGGCGGCTGAAAATAGCGTCCCGCAAACGGTAATTGATTTTGCTTTTGCCGATCCCCCGCTTTTCTACGTCTTCGGCGATGTATTTAATCGCTTCTTTGACCTCCATGCCATTGATTACACCGCTGTTGATCATTTTTCCTTCCTTGGCATCGTAGGAACTTTCAGAAAGGTCGATCGGCTGGCCGTTGTCAATGACCGGTACGATGGGCAGATTGAATTTACGGGCAAAGGCATAGTCCCGGCTATCGTGGGCCGGAACAGCCATAATAGCTCCTGTTCCGTAACCGGCAAGCACGTATTCACTGATCCATACGGGTATGGCCTGTTGTGTAAAAGGATTGACGGCATATGAACCCGTGAATACTCCGGTTACTTTTTTGACTTCACTTTGACGTTCCCGTTCGGTACGTTTTGCTACGTAGTCGAGGTATTCATTCACGGCTTGCTGCTGGGCCGGAGTGGTCAGTTGCTTTACGTAATCACTTTCCGGAGCCAGTACCATAAAGCTGACACCGAAAATCGTATCGGGGCGGGTGGTGAATACCTGTAATTTCAAGTCGTTGTTTTTCACATCGAAAATGATATCGGCACCTTGTGAGCGTCCGATCCAGTTGCGTTGGATGTCTTTGAGGGAATCCGACCAGTTGATCCGGTCCAATCCGTCGAGCAGGCGCTGTGCGTAGGCAGAAACGCGTAGCGACCATTGACGCATTTTTTTCTGTACGACCGGATAGCCGCCCCGCACGGACAGGCCTTCTTTCACTTCGTCGTTTGCCAGTACGGTACCCAGTTGGGGGCACCAGTTGACCATGGTTTCAGCCAGGTAAGCCAAACGATAATTCAACAGAATCTCCTGTTGTTCCTTTTCAGTTTTAGTTTTCCATTCTTCTGCCGTAAATTGAAGGTTTTCCCCACAAGCTACATTTAATCCTTCAGTTCCTGTATTTTCAAAAGCTTTCACTAATTCTGCAATAGGCATTGCCTTTTGTTCGTCGTTGCAATAAAAACTATTGAACATCTGGATAAAAGCCCATTGTGTCCACTTGTAATAGTGGGGATCGCAAGTGCGGATTTCCCGGTTCCAATCGAATGAAAAACCGATTTTATCCAGTTGTTCCCGGTAACGGGCTATATTTTTATCCGTTGTGATAGCGGGATGTTGGCCGGTTTGAATGGCATATTGTTCTGCCGGCAAGCCATAGGCATCGTATCCCATGGGATGAAGTACGTTAAAACCTTTGAGGCGTTTGTAACGGGAGTATATGTCGGAAGCGATATAACCGAGCGGATGTCCTACATGCAAGCCTGCTCCCGAAGGATAAGGAAACATGTCCAATACGTAGTATTTCGGTTTGGCAGGATCTGTGTCTACCTGATAGGTTTTGTGTTCTTTCCAGTAGCTTTGCCATTTTTTCTCGACTTCCTTGAAATTATATTCCATAACGCTATGTGATATTTATTTATGATTTCATTTTGAGGCACAAAGATATAAAGGAAAAACCAAAAGCTGAAACGGAGAGAAGGAAATAAAAAAACAGACATAAAAAACGTGCAGACAGATTTACCGCCTGCACGTTTTAATATGTCCGCAAATTTTTATTTCTGTGTAGAAGGAGCTAAATTGAAATTCAATCCCATTTCGAATTTGGTACTTTCATTGACGATAACCACCATATCGGCCATAGCCATTTTCATCATCATAATCATGAAATCGCCGTTTGCGTCCATACCCTGAACAATTTCGTTAATCAGGCCCATAAAAGGCTGCATCATATCCCGGGTCACGTAGGCTTCCAATTTGTTGTTTGTAATTTTGTAGTTAAGAGGAAGGCCTTCTTTCAGAATTTTGTCCAGGTCGATGGCCGGATTCTCTGAGGCTCTGGATGTCAGTGAAGGCAATCCGTCCGGAAACATCACGTCTAAGTGCGGTATCAGGTAAACTTTGTCCCCTTTGATTTTGTAAGAAACTGCTCCGGCAGGAGATTGGGTGGGTTGACCGTCCTCCCCTTTGATGGAAGCAACCAGTTCACCGTCGGCTTTGAACGTGACATTGAACAGGTATTCTTTTACATAAGCCCCCATTAATTCATTGATGACATTTCCAAAGTCTTTGTTGGAAATGTGATTTTCGATGAACATAACAGAGTCGGTGGCGTTTTCCAAACGAACATTGATTATCGGGTCGTTCTCATCTCCGGTTGCTGTGTTCCAGGTGTTTACCAACGGAGATACATCGTCGTCATCGTCACTACAAGAGGTGAATGCTGCACAGCTTAAGGCAAGCATGAATAAATAAAGTAATCCTTTTTTCATTTTCGTTTTTAATTAGTTGTTAGACAAAATAAATCGGTGTTGATTTATTATTATTGAGGTGTAAAAAATGGCGCCATTTTTTTGATTATAATATATAAAAAAGCAAAAAGAATGCCATTTTGTGAAAAACAAAGTGTTCTTTTTTCAATTTTTATTTTCAGTCGTTTTTATGACGGAAAGGGTTTAGTTTCGGTGGTTTGATGTCGAATAGGTTGTAACTTAAAGCTAATGTCCCCCGCATGTGGAGCATTTTATAATCGAAATACTGGTTATCCGGTTTAAAAATATCTTTCATACCGCAACTGAAACGCAGTCCGATTTCGATGCGGGAAAATAATTTTCGTTCGTATCCCAGGATAATGCCTGCATCCCAGTTATCCAGAATATCGTTGAAGTTGATATTCAGAGGTTCGTCATCTATGGCTCCGTTGTAAATACCTTCATCGGTCATCATAAAGCCTTTGTTTACCTTGATATCGAATTTCCCTTGTAAGATATAAGCGAAATAGGCACCGAATATCAACCGGTCTTTTTGATTCCTGAACGTATACTTGGCATATACCGGAATTTCCAGCATGGTGAAATTCATTCCCATTTCGGCAGATCCTGTAAACCGGGCGATGACGTCGTTTTTTTCGTCGTTGAACCGTTGGTTTTCGATTCGGGCATCGGCATCGATAGATACTTTTTTATAGGAAACTTCTGCGCCGATACCCCACCTATTTGTAATCGGAAAGCTCAGTTTTGCTCCCAGGGAGGGATAGAGTTGAGGATAGGGATTAAAAGGGCTTGGGACGTTGCTGAACGGAAAAGGTATCGCCCCTCCGATATCCGTTCCCAATTGTACTCCCAAAGCAAAACGATATTCTACATTTTGAGTTGAAGGGATCGTATCTTGTTGAGCCTGTACTGATAAACCGATCAATAAGAATAGTATAACGATATAGGATGCTATTTTCATAATGTGCTTTTTAAGTCTGTCGGCTTAGTTGATTTTACGTTTCGGGTTTCTTTTTGTATAAAGATTATAAAACCTTTTGTGTATTATCAGTTGTAGAATATTTAATAGTTTATGACGACATTGTCAGCAGTCAGCTTACTTCCGACAGCACCGATAAAAATATCTCCTTTCCGGCTGGATGTCATGACGATAGCGATGTGTGTCGGTTCGATATGGTTGTAGGCGCTGTTGTATTCGATGGGAATCGTGTACGTGTGCCAGTTTTTTAGCGTTTGGTTTTTTCCGTCGAATATGAGTTCTCCTTCCCCGAGTATTGTCAGATCCGGAACCGGTTTTTCGTGGTATTCCAGTGCGCCTTTTCCACCCCAATGTAGAATTTTTACCCAGATTCGTCCGGAATCTGTTCCGGTCAGGTTGTGAAGTTTATATTTCCCGCTTTCTTTTACAGATTGTTGTAATTGACTACCTGCTATATATTTGGCGTCGACACTGATGGATATCGGTTTTAACGTGAAGGGAATTCCGAAATGAGTCATAGCCGGCGGATTGTTCAGGGCTGAAATTTTCATTTTGAATTTCCCGGTAAAGATAGTTCCTGCCGTAATCAGTTCTCCGATACCCAAGCTGTTCAGGTTCTGCAACCCGGTTGTCATTTCTGCTGCTTTTCCGCCATTGTACAAAACCGGTTTGGTACCTTGTACAAAACTGTTGTTAGCTGTTGCCCAGCCTAGGCCTTCTCCCGGAGTAGGATCGATATTTACACTTTTGCTTCCTTCGTTGATCCACAATTCGAAATCAGAATTTTCAATGGAAGAAACGAGTTGGATGTTCCAGGTTCTTTCATCTCCGTTTGCTGCTTTTAATGTGATGTGTTTTTCAGTATCCGAAGGTGAGGTAAACGTGAAAGAGTCTCCGTCATTATAATCCACATATTCAGCATCTTCTGTTTTAGTGAAAACAGGGGTGATGATGAGGGGCCAGCTCAGGTTCTTTTTCAAGATGATGCGGATGTTGTTCCGCCATTTGGAAACCGAAGCTTCTTCTTCCGTCAGATTTATGGACTCTAATTCTATCTCGGCATTCAGTTTATCTACCAATTTGATCTCTGCCGGATGTGGTTTTCCGCTTTCGGAGATCAGGTAAAAATTGTGTGAGTCATATATATTCTCAAAAGTAAATTCCTTGAGATTTAATTTTTGATCATTTGCACTGATGGCGTCATCCGTCGTTTTGGAAAGACGGATATCTGTAGAAATCGTCAAGGGAAAATTTTTTCTTCCGAATTCCAGCGGAATTAAAACCACATTGTCATTGATAATTATATTTTCCCGGTCCAGTTCTATACCCGGAGAAATATTTGTAATAGCAAAAGAAATAATTTCAGCATCGTCACTCAGATCATTGACTTTCGTACACGAAGCCAGCCCCAACAATCCTGTCAATAAAAAGTAAAGAATACGCTTTTGCATAAAATTTTATTTAAATTATAATTTGTCTATGTCCGAGATTTAAATATTCAGCAAAATGAATGCCAAAAATACTTTGTCGGATTTATAATTCTATTCCGGTAAATATTCGTAAGGCATAACCGATACCGAAACTGATCGCAGCAATGCCGAGACTGATGATAGCCATTTCGGAGAAACGCCGTTTAAAGCTTTCGCTACGTACAACAGCATAATAATAGTTGAAGACAGCGATAATGAGCAAGGCTCCGGAGAGGCAAACACCCAAAGCTCCGTATACGTTCGGCATAAATACGAACGGTGCTATCAATACAATAACAGTGATTATATACGCAATTCCGGTGTAAATGGATGCTTTTATTGCATTTTTTCCGTCTTTTTCTGCCCGGGTAGACAGGTATTCCGAGGCTGCCATTGAGAGTGCAGCAGCGATTCCGGTGATTCCGCCTGTAAGAGCAACCAGTCTGGGAGATTGCAGCGCAAATGTGTAACCGGCCAGGGCTCCTGTAAATTCGACTAAGGCGTCGTTCAACCCCAATACCACAGAACTCATATAATTCAACCCTTCCTCGTCGATCAGACCGATAAGCTTGATCTCGTGTTTTTCTTCTTCCGTTGCCATCGTCTGCAGATCAACGTTGTCCCAGTTTTTGTATACATGTTGGGCGATGACTTCCCCCTTTTCCATCAGTTTGATTCCGAATGTCAGGCCGAATAAACGGGCAACCCAGACACAACGCCGGATTTTCCAACGATCGGGAGCCGGTGTACAGCCGGTGTATTTTTCGAGCAAGCGGTAATGCTTCATCTCTTCTTCGGCTAGTTCAGAAAGAATCTGCCGGTTGTGTGCATTTTTTTGTATCCGTGACAGACGGTTGTAAATGTGATATTCTGTAATTTCATTTACCTGAAAGGTTTTAAGTTGTTTGATTTCTTCAGAAGACATGGTGTATTAAATTTAAGATGAAAATAAAAGAGGCTTTTGACGGCCTCTTTTAATCACTGTCGTTTAGATTAACGACATGAAATATGGTGAAGTTACTTTATTCATCAAAGAATAAAATGATCACTGATGGATCTGTGTTCTAAAACGTTCCGGATGGTTTCCGCAAACATATCGGCTACAGAGATGATTTTGATCTTGGAACTTTGTTTTTTCAATGGGATGGAATCGGTGAAAATCACTTCTTCTAAGGCCGATTTTTCGATCCTTTCATAGGCTTCACCTGAAAGAACGGCATGTGTTGCAACAGCTCTTACTGTTTTTGCACCCATTTTCTTCAGCATATCGGCTGCTTTACAGATCGTTCCGGCTGTATCGATCATATCGTCGACGATAACGACATTTTTATCTTCGACATTACCGATCACTTTCATTTCAGCCACTTCATTCGGTTTCTCCCGTGTTTTATGACAGATAACCAATCCTGAATTGAAGAATTTTGCCCATGAATTAGCCCGTTTTGAACCGCCGATGTCCGGAGAAGCAATCGCCAGATTATCCAGTTTTAAGGATTGGATATAAGGAGCCAGTACGGTTGAGCCATACAGATGATCTACCGGAATGTCAAAAAATCCCTGAATTTGGTCGGCGTGTAAATCCATTGTCATGATCCGGTCAACACCTGCTGCATGGAGCATATTGGCAACCAATTTTGCTCCGATGGCTACACGGGGCCGATCTTTGCGGTCTTGACGGGCAAAACCGAAATACGGAATTACGGCTATGACTTTGTAGGCGGATGCCCGTTTAGCGGCATCGATCATCATAAGCAACTCCATAAGGTTATCACTGGGCGGAAATGTGGACTGTATGATAAATACATGGTCCCCTCTCACGGTTTCGTCGTAAGCGGTTGCAAATTCCCCGTCGCTGAAATGCAATAAGGTTTTTTTACCTAATTCTAAATCGAGAGATTTAGCGATGTTGTCAGCAATATATCTGCTGTTTTCTCCGGTAAAAATCTTGACTTCGGAAAGATCTGACATATAAATTTTGTTCTTGATTACACTACTGCAAAAGTATATAATTAATCGGAAATACCGAAAGATTTAATCTATAAAGCCGGGAGGAAAATTTTAGATTTTAATTTTAAGTGTGGCACAGAGGTCGGTCCGATAAAAATTTATGATTTACGGTTTTTGATTGGA
It encodes the following:
- a CDS encoding SusD/RagB family nutrient-binding outer membrane lipoprotein; this translates as MKTIKLLILIIAGMILLSRCDDFGSVNVDPNKVSTPDTRYLFMYTALYVPNFAWVGNYDPWNQLYPQYIAERLNIQYSNYAMTEFNTSGYYRRMIRNLDDIIQLCSDEKTKGATWVQAFGKIENQIAVARTLRAYAYMHLTDALGMIPYSEANKALEGLYTPKYDTQEFIYTDLDKELNEAFTQFDVSAGLDGTFDIFYKGDMNKWKRLNATLRMMMAIKLSKVAPAIGKTRFAKAYADGGITANTDLFKYAYLPENANANPLWENMILDGRWDFVPSATIIDQLKAYHDPRLKAYTVPNENGEYIGLPYGLRKDDLPSWQTGSYCNFHPKYYKQDAAITIISPSHALLLCAEAAVRGWIGADAESLYKAGIEASFSQHELEYDLDAYCAQQEVEFAGTEEQKIAKIAMQRWLANFMQDGIEAWSDWRRLGVPDLKPGPNADVTHIPYRRHYASDDFTPNMANYEAAIALQGPDNFDTRVWWNK
- the leuS gene encoding leucine--tRNA ligase encodes the protein MEYNFKEVEKKWQSYWKEHKTYQVDTDPAKPKYYVLDMFPYPSGAGLHVGHPLGYIASDIYSRYKRLKGFNVLHPMGYDAYGLPAEQYAIQTGQHPAITTDKNIARYREQLDKIGFSFDWNREIRTCDPHYYKWTQWAFIQMFNSFYCNDEQKAMPIAELVKAFENTGTEGLNVACGENLQFTAEEWKTKTEKEQQEILLNYRLAYLAETMVNWCPQLGTVLANDEVKEGLSVRGGYPVVQKKMRQWSLRVSAYAQRLLDGLDRINWSDSLKDIQRNWIGRSQGADIIFDVKNNDLKLQVFTTRPDTIFGVSFMVLAPESDYVKQLTTPAQQQAVNEYLDYVAKRTERERQSEVKKVTGVFTGSYAVNPFTQQAIPVWISEYVLAGYGTGAIMAVPAHDSRDYAFARKFNLPIVPVIDNGQPIDLSESSYDAKEGKMINSGVINGMEVKEAIKYIAEDVEKRGIGKSKINYRLRDAIFSRQRYWGEPFPVYYKDDMPYMLDESKLPLELPEIDKYLPTETGEPPLGRAQNWQTEEGYPLELNTMPGFAGSSAYYLRYMDPHNDKALVSKEANEYWKNVDLYLGGAEHATGHLIYSRFWNHFLYDLGYVCESEPFKKLINQGMIQGRSNFVYRIQGTNKFVSYGLKDQYETTEIHVNVNIVHNDVLDQEAFRNWMPEYANAEFILEDGKYICGWAVEKMSKSMYNVVNPDDIIEEFGADTLRLYEMFLGPLEAHKPWDTQGIDGVFKFLKKFWRLYVNDDKLIITDEEPTKEELKTLHKTIKKIESDIENFSFNTSIPAFMICTNELTGLKCSKRAILEPLVITIAPFAPHIAEELWHKLGHADSVTTAVFPEWNEKFLVEDSFEYPVSFNGKVRFKLALSLAADHAEIEAAVKAAPETAKYLDGKEIRKMIIVPKKIVNIVV
- a CDS encoding porin family protein, with product MKIASYIVILFLLIGLSVQAQQDTIPSTQNVEYRFALGVQLGTDIGGAIPFPFSNVPSPFNPYPQLYPSLGAKLSFPITNRWGIGAEVSYKKVSIDADARIENQRFNDEKNDVIARFTGSAEMGMNFTMLEIPVYAKYTFRNQKDRLIFGAYFAYILQGKFDIKVNKGFMMTDEGIYNGAIDDEPLNINFNDILDNWDAGIILGYERKLFSRIEIGLRFSCGMKDIFKPDNQYFDYKMLHMRGTLALSYNLFDIKPPKLNPFRHKND
- a CDS encoding PCMD domain-containing protein, translating into MQKRILYFLLTGLLGLASCTKVNDLSDDAEIISFAITNISPGIELDRENIIINDNVVLIPLEFGRKNFPLTISTDIRLSKTTDDAISANDQKLNLKEFTFENIYDSHNFYLISESGKPHPAEIKLVDKLNAEIELESINLTEEEASVSKWRNNIRIILKKNLSWPLIITPVFTKTEDAEYVDYNDGDSFTFTSPSDTEKHITLKAANGDERTWNIQLVSSIENSDFELWINEGSKSVNIDPTPGEGLGWATANNSFVQGTKPVLYNGGKAAEMTTGLQNLNSLGIGELITAGTIFTGKFKMKISALNNPPAMTHFGIPFTLKPISISVDAKYIAGSQLQQSVKESGKYKLHNLTGTDSGRIWVKILHWGGKGALEYHEKPVPDLTILGEGELIFDGKNQTLKNWHTYTIPIEYNSAYNHIEPTHIAIVMTSSRKGDIFIGAVGSKLTADNVVINY
- a CDS encoding VIT1/CCC1 transporter family protein — encoded protein: MSSEEIKQLKTFQVNEITEYHIYNRLSRIQKNAHNRQILSELAEEEMKHYRLLEKYTGCTPAPDRWKIRRCVWVARLFGLTFGIKLMEKGEVIAQHVYKNWDNVDLQTMATEEEKHEIKLIGLIDEEGLNYMSSVVLGLNDALVEFTGALAGYTFALQSPRLVALTGGITGIAAALSMAASEYLSTRAEKDGKNAIKASIYTGIAYIITVIVLIAPFVFMPNVYGALGVCLSGALLIIAVFNYYYAVVRSESFKRRFSEMAIISLGIAAISFGIGYALRIFTGIEL
- a CDS encoding ribose-phosphate pyrophosphokinase; the encoded protein is MSDLSEVKIFTGENSRYIADNIAKSLDLELGKKTLLHFSDGEFATAYDETVRGDHVFIIQSTFPPSDNLMELLMMIDAAKRASAYKVIAVIPYFGFARQDRKDRPRVAIGAKLVANMLHAAGVDRIMTMDLHADQIQGFFDIPVDHLYGSTVLAPYIQSLKLDNLAIASPDIGGSKRANSWAKFFNSGLVICHKTREKPNEVAEMKVIGNVEDKNVVIVDDMIDTAGTICKAADMLKKMGAKTVRAVATHAVLSGEAYERIEKSALEEVIFTDSIPLKKQSSKIKIISVADMFAETIRNVLEHRSISDHFIL